Genomic DNA from Aphanothece sacrum FPU1:
ATTTAGGATTAACTAATTTCGATACAGAACATTTAAAAATTATTGTTGAATCTGGTATTAAAATTGTCTCAAACCAAGTTCAGTTTTCTTTAATTGATCGTCGTCCTTTGCTTGAAATGGTTCCTTTTTGTCAACAACATGATATTAAATTGTTGACTTATGGAACCCTTGATGGAGGTTTATTAAGTGAAAAATATTTGAGACATCCTGACCCCATATTATCAAGTTTAAATACTGCTAGTTTACGGAAATATAAAAATATGATTGATATTTGGGGAGGATGGCATTTATTCCAAGAACTTTTAGGGGTTCTAAGAACAATTGGGAATAAACATAAGGTTAGTATTGCTAATGTCGCTGCTGCTTATATTTTAGAACAACCTATGGTAGCGGGGGTAATTATTGGGGTAAGATTGGGCATTTCTGAACATATTGAAGCCACTAAAAAAGTGTTTAATATTCGTTTTAATGCTGAAGATTATCAACAAATTGAAACTGTCTTACAAAAATCTACAAATTTATATCAATTGATCGGAGATTGTGGCGATGAATATAGACGTTAAAGAAGGCAGAAGAAAAGATTTTTAGTTAATAGTAAAGTCTTTTTTATTTTTGAATAGATGTTATTTTAAATAATAATAAGGAGTTTTAGGGGATAAATTATGATGAAATTTGGAACTGTTCCACCGGATGATCAAGCTAACCAATGGCGATATCAACTTGATAAGTTTGTTCAAGACAATCAACAATCTTTAGCTGCATTAGCTTGGGGCTTAAAGTTAGAATGGGGAGAAAATAAAGATGTATTAGGAATTGATTTAAAACCCCAACCCCATTTTATTTGTTGTTCTAGACAAGCTATTGAAGATCTTAACAAAAAAGTAGATCGACAAATTCAAGAAGTTTTAGGTATTTTAGATGGTTATAATCCTCAAGAAGAAGTTGCTATTATTG
This window encodes:
- a CDS encoding aldo/keto reductase is translated as MNDLTRFQLTSDLNICRVLNGMWQVSGAHGTINPTQAIESMFAYVDAGFTTWDMADNYGPAEDFIGQFRRQWLIRRGGEGLDNLQCFTKWVPRPIKITRDIVEKNIDISLTRMGVETLDLLQFHWWDYSNESYLDALQYLSQLQQAGKIKHLGLTNFDTEHLKIIVESGIKIVSNQVQFSLIDRRPLLEMVPFCQQHDIKLLTYGTLDGGLLSEKYLRHPDPILSSLNTASLRKYKNMIDIWGGWHLFQELLGVLRTIGNKHKVSIANVAAAYILEQPMVAGVIIGVRLGISEHIEATKKVFNIRFNAEDYQQIETVLQKSTNLYQLIGDCGDEYRR
- the ccmS gene encoding beta-carboxysome assembly chaperone CcmS translates to MKFGTVPPDDQANQWRYQLDKFVQDNQQSLAALAWGLKLEWGENKDVLGIDLKPQPHFICCSRQAIEDLNKKVDRQIQEVLGILDGYNPQEEVAIIGIGTGQIKLIHFKSNPSPPLCFEQIPNNLDELIQKLEQFMIEQIKL